A genomic region of Raphanus sativus cultivar WK10039 chromosome 6, ASM80110v3, whole genome shotgun sequence contains the following coding sequences:
- the LOC130497094 gene encoding peptidyl-prolyl cis-trans isomerase CYP19-1-like: MAGGFTININIPAGEGFTININPNSAPGGAEVGAAFGRIQPPAGKLDPLSICTNPSSQKPRECSDPSNPKVFFDMTACGKPIGRIVMELFADTTPRTAENFRALCTGEKGMGKKGKPLHYKGSVIYHRCADYMIEGGDFTNEGKGCGGESIYDSGFFEDENFIKKHTCPGMISMNNRGPDTNESNFMICLTECPELDDEHVVFGQVVEGLDVVRTISKISVRDKLSWPVVIADCGQIS; the protein is encoded by the coding sequence ATGGCTGGTGGATTTACCATCAACATAAACATTCCGGCGGGTGAAGGATTTACCATTAACATTAACCCAAACTCTGCTCCAGGGGGAGCCGAGGTAGGGGCTGCCTTTGGCCGAATTCAACCTCCAGCTGGTAAACTAGATCCTCTCTCTATATGTACGAATCCCTCCTCTCAAAAGCCCCGAGAATGCTCTGATCCATCTAACCCTAAGGTTTTCTTTGATATGACGGCTTGCGGTAAACCTATTGGTCGGATCGTGATGGAGCTCTTTGCCGACACGACCCCACGGACGGCAGAGAATTTCCGCGCCCTCTGTACAGGCGAGAAAGGCATGGGGAAGAAGGGTAAGCCCCTCCATTACAAAGGATCAGTCATCTACCATAGGTGCGCCGATTATATGATTGAAGGAGGAGATTTCACTAACGAAGGGAAAGGATGCGGAGGCGAATCAATCTACGACAGTGGGTTTTTCGAGGATGAGAACTTCATCAAAAAGCACACATGTCCGGGTATGATCTCCATGAACAACCGTGGTCCTGACACCAACGAATCTAACTTTATGATCTGCTTGACGGAGTGCCCGGAACTCGACGATGAACACGTCGTGTTCGGCCAAGTTGTTGAAGGATTGGATGTGGTCAGGACCATTTCAAAGATATCTGTTAGGGACAAGCTTTCCTGGCCCGTGGTGATCGCCGACTGCGGTCAGATTTCATAG
- the LOC130495485 gene encoding uncharacterized protein LOC130495485, which translates to MCQFFYRDDDDFSTVERSHRSLLGRLLNPNCQNMGCMLRTMPKIWRIYEKVRGIALTKENFQFIFELETDLQMVLKQGFWTFEDWEMAMKRWMETPPSNYLLTAAVWIRLSNIPVNYLPSRPVIRWHDQ; encoded by the coding sequence ATGTGCCAATTCTTTTACCGGGACGATGATGATTTTAGCACTGTGGAGAGAAGTCATCGTAGCTTATTGGGACGTTTGCTTAATCCAAACTGTCAGAACATGGGTTGCATGTTACGCACGATGCCGAAGATCTGGAGGATTTACGAAAAGGTCCGTGGGATTGCACTGACTAAGGAGAATTTCCAGTTTATCTTTGAACTGGAAACAGATCTTCAGATGGTGTTGAAACAGGGCTTTTGGACCTTTGAGGACTGGGAAATGGCGATGAAGAGGTGGATGGAGACTCCACCAAGTAACTACTTGCTGACAGCGGCTGTATGGATTAGACTTTCCAATATACCAGTCAACTACTTACCATCAAGACCAGTGATACGGTGGCATGACCAATAg